The genomic stretch TTTGTCAGGCCATGTGCAGGGATAGCCGCATTGTGCCTGGAGCTGCTGCAACTGAAATCGAGTTAGCTAAAAGGGTGAAAGACTTTTCCTACAAGGAAACAGGGTACGTatctaaaatctaaatttaatCTTAGAATTTTTAATGCTGAACTATAACTTCAAGATTATTGCTTTGAAATTAAGCACTTCGGTATCTCTGATTTTGggctttaatttgtttatttttaataatcTTTTCTGATGCCTCTACAGATTGGATCAGTATGCTATAGCGAAATTCGCTGAAAGCTTTGAAATGATTCCAAGAACTTTGGCCGAGAATGCTGGGCTAAATGCAATGGAAATTATATCTTCTCTTTACGCAGAACACGCATCTGGAAATACCAAAGTTGGCATTGATTTGGAACCGGGTGTCTGTAAGGATGTTTCAACCATGAGGGTCTGGGATCTCCATGTGACCAAGTTATTTGCTCTTAAATATGCTGCAGATGCCGCATGCACCGTACTACGAGTCGATCAGGTAATCAACTAGAAGTAAATAGTAATTAATTATTCACTGTCAACTCCTAATTACCACTTTGGAAGCACTTTTTCTTTGCATAAATTTATGGAAAttgtattttgatattttcagattataATGTCAAAACCTGCTGGTGGACCAAGGAGAAATCAACCTGCTCCTGGCATGGATGAAGACTAATTCATTGTTTCCTTGCTTATGTTAACAAACCACCTatagaaattttgaattttagatTAAAGAGATTGTATTTGGTTAATTTAATTTCATTCCTCTTTTTTAGTGTCTATTCTCTATCATTTCCTTTTTGTTTGGGAATTTTGTAGAATGTAGTTGACTCCTATGATTttgaatagaaagaaaaaaaaaattcatgtttGATGTTCTAAAATGCAAGCAAAAGCTATTTAATTTTATCTCATTATATTTAATCTTTGTTGTGTAAAATATTAGTCAAACTATTTATTTACTCTAGTAACAATGTAATAAACATTTTTAGGATTTATTTACTATGAAGCACAGACTCCGACACGGACACCGGGACACGACACGACACGGACACTCCGACACCGATAATGTTGAAAATATAGGACACCGACACCGCTACATATAAGCTAATATTTGAGTTTcatttatccatatattgataAAAATTATTGTCTAAAATtctttatatataatattgtttCAATACATGTTTAACTCTTTTAGATGTGTGTGAGATTTgtccaaaaatatataaatgtgtgGTGAagcaaagaaataaaacaaatttttgtttgaaatctttgtcTAAGTTGTCGGAAATATGTGGTATGAGTGTCATACGAGTGTCGGACACTGATTAAAAGAGTGTCGAAGCAAagaaaaaaaccattttttaggggacacttgtctgacttttccgacacttgtttgactttttcgacacgtgtcgtacgggtgtcatacaagtgtcggacaccgcgacacgcctactcctagaggtgtccgtgcttcatagtttATTTAatcctataaaaaaatttatttaaaaaatgaaaattgattttttttttttaagaactaTATGGTAAAATTGGactacaaacaaacaaacaaatagtACCAAAGTTTATAGAAAAGGACAAAAACTAGAATAATATCTTGAAATATTTATGATGCTAAATAGTACTATGAAATACAAAGGCTAGTATCAAAAACCTTATCTACTTATGAATCAATTTCAAGCAAGAAAAAACCAACAAGAGGAACACAATTCTTCTCCTCCTTAATGCATGAAACATCTCATTTGTTTTTGAAGCATAACCATGGCTTCTTCAACTTCACTTTTTTGCTCCAATTTCTTCATTTCAAAATCTACTAGAAACACACTACTACCATCACAATTTTGTTTACCTTTTCCTAGCTATACTCAACACTATCATTTCAAGAGATTTTTTCCACTTCCAAAAGTAGCTTCTGTGCCTTACCAACCAATCAACTTCGATTATTTACAACAAGAATTCAATGGGCATGGAGTCACTTTTGAAGAAGTTGGTGGAAGTTGTATGGCCAAAATGGAATTGAAAAATGGAAGCATTGCTACCATTTTGCTACAAAATGGATTGATTACTTCCTATAAAGCACCTATGTGGCATGGTGGAAAAGTTGAGCTTCTTCATACTGCTGTATCAGAAGGTGAATTTGGTGATGCCATTATTCAAGGTggagtttctttaaacttcaattttcaaagtaatgatgatgatgaagtttCATGGTCTCCGACTAATTGGGTTTTGCATAACATTAAAGGCAATGCCGAAGAATCTATTAAGGTATATATTTGTATAACGCTAATAACATCATTTTAGAACCGTCTCAGATGAAATTTGATTATTTGAACTCGGCAACGTTTTATGCAGGTAGAATTAATAAACAAAGGACCGGATGGTAAGATCGGATTAAAATACATTGTAACTTTAGAAGAAGATGGATTAGGCTCCGAGCTTGAAATCTCGAACTCAAACTCTATGCCTCTTCAGATGAAAGGTTCCATCTTGACTCATTTTACAGTAAGCAATCCAGAAGCAACTTATGCAATAGGATTAGAGAGATCAAATTACTATATCCGACCGCCTTTTGAATCGGAGTTCATTTTGAGTCCTTCGGTTTCGAGCGAGGAGAAAGGATTAGAAAAAACATGGAAATCTTCTGTTAAACAGTTTTTTCCTGGTTGGGGAACTAGCAATCAAAACAATGAAGCGGAAGGAAGTCAAAGTGATAGTGAAGATACGATTGGTGAAGAAATGGATACCTACAAACAGTTAAAAGAAAGAATAAGTCTTGTATACACGGATGCACCTCGAAGTTTTACACTGATCGATAGGGTATGCAATCGTCATCCGAAACAATAGATTTATCAATACGCCTATAGCATAAGCGCTTATCAAACTTCTATCTTAATAATAATCGTTTTCTTTTTTGAATCAGGGTAGAAGAAACTCGGTATTAGTTGGAAGGAATGGATTCGATGAAACCTACTTGTTCAGTCCTGGCTCATCCGGCGTTGAAAGTTACAGCAAGTATGCATACATATGTGTCGGTCAAGCTGCTGTCCTCCAACCAATAGTATTAAGTTCACAAAATGTATGGAAAGGAGGACAGTATCTTCACAATCCAAATCTATAATGTTTTGCAATGCTTCAAAGCAGTTAAAACAATGAAATTTATCTTTTTGGCTAAATGTAATGAAATGATTCATCTAATTCCAAACACAGCATTTGTGTTTAAACTTCAACATAAGGTAGAATTCATTCGAAAGTTATTACAGAATCTTACAAAGAAAATTAAACCATATTGAAAAAGCTACATTGTACTGATCCTCAACTTCTACACATGACTTTCCAACATTTAGTTGGAATTAACCGACTACTTACGTAAGACTCTATTCATAAGTCTCTAGATCCTCGTATTTTACACTAGAACGAACAAAACACATTTATGTAGGGACAAGGAAATGTGCTTCTTCTTGACTGTTGATCCAGAGTAAAGGTGTAGCCATCGCAACAATGAGGAAAGAGAGTCCACAGAAGAATTTGCGCTTCGCCTTTTGAAGTGGCTTTACCGCGAGAAGAGTTTGTGAGACTTTTCTATTCTCAGGAACCATTTCGGAAGGCTTCTGCATATCAGAATTACCAAGAATGTCATCGGTTGATGAGACTGATTCTTGTTCGTCTTGATACTGCATGTCATCGCCACATGAGCTTCCGTTCTCGTTGCTATCATCATATTTGACGTGATGAGCAGTACCGTTCTGGTTATACTTGGAGTTAGATGATGGAGTCCAGATAATGTTTCCTGAGGATAGACTCTTGTACCGTCTAATCGGTTTTTCAGAACAGTCGGAACTATCATCTGTTGGGTCTTGAAGTGAACGAATGAGCCTTTTTGGAGTTTCGAAAATTTGAATGCCTTCAATGACTTGTGTGCGCGATCTCTGAGTAAAGGATACATCAagtttcaattaataaaaaggaAGCTAATTTGAAGCCAGAATAATGATATGTAAATGTAAGCTGTAAATGAAAATGAATAAACGAAAAAGTTTCAAGTGTACAATAGTGATTATGCATAAGCAATTCATTAGCAGGAAACATAAATCGAAATAACGAAGAAAACCGAACTAGAAATATCTAACCGTTGGGTAAAGGATGTAAAACTTACGAGGGGACTTGTGTTGGTACTTCTGGATATTCCGTGCCTAGGATTTCTAGGGACAAAACCAGCAAATTCTTCGGTTAAATCTCCATTTGCATTGGAAAACTTGTGATCCGCAGTGTTATCGAAGAAGCCATTTCCCTCGTCTGCATTTGATGAGAACAAACCATCCTTGAGAGACACATCCACTCCTCCATTTTCAAGGCTCCAAAGCTTCCTGTTGACACTCCTTCGCGAATAGTTCAGATTATGAGAAGACTGAAAAGTCGAAATGGGCGATTCGGTAAGGGATCCGTGTCCAGGGAAATAGTCAAGTGTACGTGACTCAGGTGAATTAGATGCCGGAGTAAGGTCCCCGTCACCCGAAGAACTATCCCCTTCCATATAGTCTCTCCTactaaaatttgaatttgaacccGTCACGGATGCAGGACTTTTCATACATCTCAGTTTTTTGTCGGTTGCGACTTTCTTGGCTGTTTGCAAGGCTTCAAGTGCAGCACCTTTGATGAATGCCATTTTGTCGAACTGGCACTGTTCCATCTCCTCGATCACTTGTTCGACTTCCGAGAAAATACTCCTCGGATCCAAACACTTCATCAAGTAGTTAACCATTTGAATTGCTGAGAACCTCTTCTGAGAATTCCCATCAGAAAGCTCTCCACCGACATTTAATATTTGAAGCCCGGAATGTATGAGCAATCGAGCATATGCTTCAACAATCAGAGAGTTGCGCTTCGCTAACGCCATAACCAAACCCATATGCGAATTACTCTGTGTAGACTTTCCATCTAACGCCGCCGCAACATTTTGGCAAACGTTATTAACCATTTCATTAGAAGCATACCGCCAATTATCCGAATCAACAAGTGCCTTCAAGCAAAGAGCTGCGCCGCAGCTCAAACTCTCCTGAGAACTCGTGAGCGAATCAGAAAGCGGCTTACAAATGGATCGAATTATACTCTTCTTCTTATCTTCTGGCATTGTAGGGTCGATTCCGTATCTTGCCACAGCTGGAACAACCTTGGAACAAGCTTGTTGGAGAGGGAAAGATCCTGCACTCGAAGCTAAAGTCTGAATTATGGATTGCATGATACTCTCAATCATCGGAACAATTTTAACACCATGAACCCTAGCAAGAACCTCGTATAGCGATATGGTGAATTCTCCAGACAAAGTTCCGGTTTCCTTAGTTTCAGACACTTGAGCTAGAAAGATAGGAATTGTCCTAAAGTCCAAATCTTTCACATAAGACTTCAATGCTCTCATTGCGGATTTGCGACTATCAGCGTCTTTGTCGAGATTTTCAAGCTCCCTTTGCAGCACAGGACTCAAACTCCTTCCCATTGCTGAACTGAAACCAAAAAACAACAGCAAAATCAAATCCAAAAACTCATGAACAATCAAACACAAAATTCACCTCATTTCATATCAGAAATCTATAAAACAGAAATTCATAACCCTATTAAATTCTTCAACAATTTTTCCTTAAAGCTCAAAGCTTTTCAAATGGGTCAGTCCAAAATTTTACAATTCACAGCTATCTTTaacaaaattaacaaataaaaaattaatcttGAAAATCGAAAACTCACAAATGAAAATCCAATAAATCTAATAATCAAAAAACAATCTTTTTCTGGGAATTCACAACCCATTAggtagaaatgaaaaaaaaatgattttttttttaattaacaacaataaaaaaacaaaaagaacacAAAAACGTAATAatgtaatcataataataatgaaatgGAAAAAGGTAGTACCTTTATGAAATGGAATGAAGAATTGAAGGTGGAAATTGTGCTGTGGAGTAGTAGAGTGTAGAAGAGAGTGAGTGTGTAGCAAATTTTGAATGTGAAATTTTTAGGTTTTGAagattcaattttttttgaatgTTAATAGATTTTGAATTGGTTTGGAAATTCTTTTGTCCAAATTCCACCGCTATCCCTTTCTGTGGGGTCCACacgaaaatcatatttaatttaatattgatatattttttaatgtttattgttttgtttttattttctttgttgttatttggattaattggttgagatttgaaatttgaaaaatggaagGAAATTTTTGAGAGAAtccatttttgttttattttgtatgtttttttaattaattagagttGTTAtttgatatattgttattttaaaAGTGGTGTAGTAATCTAGaagaaattatttatttattttagaaattattGATAAGATGgttgaattaatttattttatatgatgcacgaattaatttaatatatttaaaattgaaactgaaaaaataaaatatacggTAAAATTAATTGAGATTGAAcgttatgatatatatatatatatatatatatatatatatatatatatatatatatatatatatatatatatatatatatatatatatatatatatatatatatatataactttattgtataatagattaataataaaataagaaaagatgagaataaagaagaaaaaagtaTTGAGCTGAAGAATTAATGAaacttttatttaataattaactaATTGTATTATACAATAAAGTTTTACTTACatgtttttatgcttttattagtatatatatatatatatatatatatatatatatatatatatatatatatatatatatatatatatatatatatatatatatatatatatatatatatatatatatatatatatatatatatatatatatatatatatatatatatatatatatatgccacaCAAGTGAACATTCTCTTATATTATCTTATATTATAAGAAAATatgcttttattttatacaatAAAGATTAGTTTATGTTATAAAGgcatatttttatttgatatgCTACACAATTGAACGTTCTctctctcaaaaaaaaaaaaaacttttatgaaagaaattaatTTTGACCATCtacaaatataataaatttagttAATCATTGACCATCTAATAATATGCTCAgtttaaaattcaataaataacTTTTATTTGTATTTACTATATGTTTGactattcaaaatattttgaaaatatattaaaaaaacattttttaatacattttttaatacTCTTATAATagaaaaacttatttttaaaataatttagagTTCATTTAGAAGCTTAAAAGTTTGACTAAAAGATATTTGTTATGAATTTACAGTTTATAATATAAATAGTTATCACTTGAAAAagcttatttataaatttatttggactatttatataataaataataaataatataaattattttcgtaagaatatattaaaagtttttttagaCAAACAATGGATAATATTCTATAATGGTGTGGAAGTATGGTCATTTGagacttttttcttcttctttctattgaataaaaattcatcaattataatcacaatttttttaatcaagtatggaatatattttaaaaatacaaaacaacAACTACttcataaattattaattttaaaaatagattaacTTGTAAGAGTAATGTTATCTTGTGCCCTAAGAGCACAAGTTaagaaattcataaataaaaagtTTGTATTGAAAAAAGTAATCAAAAATATTAATGGtaaatttttaatgaaaaaaatacacaatttttaagtaatttttttaaaaaaaatttagctcTTAACTTATGTCCTtaggcacaagttagcattatcCAACTTGTAAAAACATCCCCAGTATAATGTGTGTATATGAAGGAATCACACGACAAGATTCAAAAAGATATTATAATGTATaaagaattttttatttaattaaaatatgtcTAGAGAGAATATTCACAATAAGAAATGCAAGAATAATCAACATTAAATTTGTTTCAAGTCAAAGATTTCTTTAATTTGTCTAGTTAGCAAATTTGATAACAAACACGTTTTCATAAAATTCAATTTGAAAGGAAGTGTAAACTCCAATCTTCATTGAGAAAACTCTCAAGAATATTTTTGGATTATCCCTAAATATGTCACCACACAAGTTGATATTATAGAATTTCCTTTTGAAGATTCATCTAAATTgcatttaatctaattatgacTATGAAAACACGAATTAACTTGCAAGATTCTAGGTGTGTAGGAAGGTCAGTATTTGATGTCATAACATTTAAATAATTGTAAAGTCGTGAATTGAAGAATATGTGTGTCCATTGAAAAACGTAGATGTCTTATATACTACTctctccgtcccacaatgagtgacccatttaaaataaaatgatgtcaTTTACTGTGTGTCAAGTTTTCCAAAGAATTATTATGATGACTGATGAGAGTCGTGATCAAAATTTGAATTTCAGAGCTCCAACTTCTACTAATAAGTTTTTGAATAAGCTTTAACAATTAATCTCTATCAATGTTCATGCCAAACAGACACTTCATCCAGTGCCTTAAAAGTAAGGTGCACCTACATCTAAGAAATAAGTGGTCTATACTCTATAGTTTTCACATCACGATTGCAGAGAGCACCTAGAAACCATTTGCAGTCCTCTTTCGAATCAGGCAGTCTTATGTTACAATAACATTATGCATTAGCTTATAAGTCATCAGTGACTTAACAAGATGTATGAAAGGATGCCAAATAAATTTTGTCCAAGGAGGCTCAATGTGATCCCTCATGATTCAGTTGTAGGcatatttaaaagataaatcaTCAACTGAGTTTATTAGCAATAGTATTATCAAATGACAAGTTGATCTTCAAAGTGCCTTTAAAATGTTGAGGACCCAAAATGGATAAGTCATAAGGAATGTTCCAATTGATGTCTTGAATAATTGAATCGACCTTAATAATTTGCATAAATTGAATATCTACTAACAATACAATgtgtaaatatttaattttgtatcTCAAAACTCAATTGTTAGCCCATAAATCAAAGTACTTCTCGTTACAAACCTGTCATATACTATGTTCCTCCATAaaggaaaattatttaatgtCAAGCCACATTGAAGAAGAAATATGatgtaatattaattttttgtgCATGAATTATCTACTAATAAGCATAGAAGACCATTGATTATTGGTAGTCAACAACTTTCAACAAAGAGAATAACAATCaactttgttttgttttcttaatATATCTCAGATCAATACCTCATTCAGACAAAGGTCAGAAATAATCTTCCAAGATGTAGTAATCAACTATCTATGTTCTATGCTACATGTTCACACAaaatttatgatgcaataatctAACTTATTAAGAAGATTGATTGACCATTCATAAATTCTAAGTGTGACAAGGAATGATTGTCTTAACAACTGATATGCATGTCTACTTACCTTGATCCACCAACATAGATAACTGCTTACTAATTGCCTCCTCAATAATATAGAAAAGCAAAAGAGACAGAGGATTTTCTTGCCTCACTTCTttagagtaaaaaaaaaaatcatgtagGTTTTTTATTTATCATGATTGCCAGTTTGACTAAGTGTAGAATGGTAAGAATCAAATACAAAAACATTGATAAAAGGAaaattgaataagaactttaatatgataattctaatctaagttacaAATACTTTTGTGATGTCTATTATCAAAGTCATACTATCTCCAAATAATTTCTTGTCTAACAAGCTATTGACTTCTGAAGTAATCCTAATGCACTCATAAATATGTTTTCCCCTAATGAAGCCTTTTTGgttttgtaaaataattttaggTGTTAAGATGACAAACCTGTTTGCAATGATCTTAGTGATGATTTTGATATGAAAATTTGCAAGTGCAACAAATTTATAATGCTTAATAAATCTGCTCTATATTGTTCAGGTATCAAAGTCACAATTAGTGGATGCAAATTATAAAGGATTCAACTTTGTTCAAATAGTTGACTCATTGAATTGCTTACATATGTCCCCCATTATATCCCAATTGACTTAGAAAAAATATCCCGAAAGTCATTCGATCTGTAGGACATtggtacaaagatctaacatagTGAAAAATCCTTCAAGGTATGAAGGAACTAGATATACCATTGGTTGATAAGGGGAATTAAGATAAATATATTGTGCtcatttatttttcaacaatttAATTTTCTACACTTTATATTGCTAAGAACATATCATTTTCATATCCAAGAAAATCAAGAACATATCGCTAAATTGAAAAAAATCGGGAAACTTTAATTAACCATTCATCTTAGGTTGCATTTCATACTTACACATTGCACACCAAAATACATATTCTAAATACCCTCCTCTCTCTCTATTTATTCACTTTTACCTTAGTGATTTTGAGAGTTAATTTTTTTATCTATGAGGTGTTTTGGATCTGGTGTGAGAATTTTGTTTAGGTTGTTGGTTAAACCAATGGAGAATctcttgttttttttgtttgtttgttgagGTAACCTGTTAAAACCTCTGTTTGGTTGGGAGGACTATGTAATTAAAACTCTGGTTTGGTTCGTGAGCTTAGCGTGATGTTAAAGCTCTTAGTTGGTTCGATATTGTCTTGGTTGTAAAATCTCTTGGTTGGGAGGTCTTCATAGTTAAAACTATGTGTTTTGTTTCACTACAACATTTAGGCTCTCCAGCAACAATTGAAAAATGTTGCTAGAACTTTGGAAAACGTTGCTTAAAAGAAAAGGGGACGTTTTTTAGGCGTCTCCTGTGCGAGCGTTGCCTATTCTCTAAGGCGACGTTTTTTCATGTTTTTTGGGCACGCTTTTTAAAAGCGTCGCCTAAACCAAAATAATAGGGGACGATTATTAGTGACCTCAAAGGCGACGCTTTTACATGTTCTTTGGGCACGCTtttaaaaaccgttgcctaaaccAAATGAATAGGGGACGATTATTTGGGGCCTATTAGGCGACGCTTTTTAAGTGTTGCCAGATGGAGCTACAATTAATAATTGTTCCCTTAAATCTGAATAAGGAGGAACGTTTTCAAAGTGTAGCCATAGCTTATAGGCCGTTCTTTTAAGTTGTccccataaaataaaatatacaattttattattattttctaaataatatAGTTGATGATGAATAGTTTAAATAAATGTTGTTAATAACTTAAACAAGATCAAATTTAACCATACATCCACAAAAGTtgcattttaataaaatataattcaaacaTTAATTCAAAATAGTAGCCAATACATAAAATGCCTAAGGTAACAATACTTATAGTATTTAGTTTAATACTTTGAAGTATTATGACCCTagcaaaataacaaaaaacattgttcaacaaaataacaaaaaacaagATCAAGTTTAATATCATCCAACTCATTCAAGTTTTTCTTCTTGGAATTCATCGTCCATATCATCCTCTTGAAATTCATCACATATGTTGTCGTCCTGAAATTCTCCATCTACGTCGTCCTCTTGAAATTCACCATATATATCGTCCTCTTGAAGTTCTTCATCTACATCTATGCCGTCCTCTTGAAATTCGTCACCTACAACATCCTCTTGAAACCCATCATCTACATCGTCCTCTTGAATTTCATTATCTATGTCGTCCTCTTGAATTTTATCTTTGATAGGTACATACTCTGAAGATAGCATAAGAATTgattaaaagattaaaaaagtattttatatATAGAGTTTATATATGGAGGATTTGGAAAACTAAAGCCctatttaatttttgaaataaatttttgtttttaattctaAAATATACGTTCATTTTAAATTGCTAAGGAGATTAAAAAAACACATGTACTGAAAACGTTAGAAACATTTGACTAAAAACGTTGCTTAGCTTTGCTTAATAGTTAAATTTTAAAACTAACCTTCCTTTTGTAGTTGGAATATTGGATTTAGATCCTCGTCAGCTATCTAAATTCAGGAATATTCTAGTGTCTTGCATAGTATCCCTCTCTCAAATTATCAAATTATGCAGATTAATTGAATTTGGGAAGATTAATCAAATTATGCAACACATCCTATCATTAATTGAATTTGGGAAGATTAATCAACATAACCAACTCATCCTATTAACACATACAAAATTAAGTATGATAGGAAGATTAATATAACCATAACCAACACATCCTGTTAACCACTTCTTTGCTATGAATTTGAGAAGCCAGAGTTATCAAGTACGtcaattgaaaataattcagATTTTATACATTCATTGCACTGGAGCAACATCATGACAAAAGCATATTTTTTTCATGAAACATATAAGCAAAAAACAAAGAAGTTAAAAAAACCTACCTGAAAACACCAACAAAAAAAAGCAAAAACACAACAGCGCCGAAAAAGCTGAAACCTATAACGTGTCGAAAACGATGCTGCAGCCATTTATTTAAAGAAGTTAATAAACTTAAGTTATGTGACTTGTGAAAAACAGTGTTGCTAAAAGATActtcctccgttttttattataagtcgttttggaaaaaaaaattgtatttaaatataagtcgctttacaattccaatgaataattaatgctacttttcctattatatccttaaatatttattattccctcctgtcaattatataaatttatctttcatATGTCATttatgaaggataattttgtaaaaaccttcataatttctcattttcatacaacaattattatttttcttaaact from Vicia villosa cultivar HV-30 ecotype Madison, WI linkage group LG4, Vvil1.0, whole genome shotgun sequence encodes the following:
- the LOC131594538 gene encoding protein NDH-DEPENDENT CYCLIC ELECTRON FLOW 5-like, with the protein product MASSTSLFCSNFFISKSTRNTLLPSQFCLPFPSYTQHYHFKRFFPLPKVASVPYQPINFDYLQQEFNGHGVTFEEVGGSCMAKMELKNGSIATILLQNGLITSYKAPMWHGGKVELLHTAVSEGEFGDAIIQGGVSLNFNFQSNDDDEVSWSPTNWVLHNIKGNAEESIKVELINKGPDGKIGLKYIVTLEEDGLGSELEISNSNSMPLQMKGSILTHFTVSNPEATYAIGLERSNYYIRPPFESEFILSPSVSSEEKGLEKTWKSSVKQFFPGWGTSNQNNEAEGSQSDSEDTIGEEMDTYKQLKERISLVYTDAPRSFTLIDRGRRNSVLVGRNGFDETYLFSPGSSGVESYSKYAYICVGQAAVLQPIVLSSQNVWKGGQYLHNPNL
- the LOC131594537 gene encoding protein SINE1-like, which gives rise to MGRSLSPVLQRELENLDKDADSRKSAMRALKSYVKDLDFRTIPIFLAQVSETKETGTLSGEFTISLYEVLARVHGVKIVPMIESIMQSIIQTLASSAGSFPLQQACSKVVPAVARYGIDPTMPEDKKKSIIRSICKPLSDSLTSSQESLSCGAALCLKALVDSDNWRYASNEMVNNVCQNVAAALDGKSTQSNSHMGLVMALAKRNSLIVEAYARLLIHSGLQILNVGGELSDGNSQKRFSAIQMVNYLMKCLDPRSIFSEVEQVIEEMEQCQFDKMAFIKGAALEALQTAKKVATDKKLRCMKSPASVTGSNSNFSRRDYMEGDSSSGDGDLTPASNSPESRTLDYFPGHGSLTESPISTFQSSHNLNYSRRSVNRKLWSLENGGVDVSLKDGLFSSNADEGNGFFDNTADHKFSNANGDLTEEFAGFVPRNPRHGISRSTNTSPLRSRTQVIEGIQIFETPKRLIRSLQDPTDDSSDCSEKPIRRYKSLSSGNIIWTPSSNSKYNQNGTAHHVKYDDSNENGSSCGDDMQYQDEQESVSSTDDILGNSDMQKPSEMVPENRKVSQTLLAVKPLQKAKRKFFCGLSFLIVAMATPLLWINSQEEAHFLVPT